In Janthinobacterium sp. J1-1, a single genomic region encodes these proteins:
- a CDS encoding response regulator, with protein sequence MFNFQRASISQKLTMISVLSSGSALLLVFVAFAATAVLSHKEDESRQLLSLAGVIGAAGAAPMLAGKTGQAQQLLAALQARDEIVQAALYDRRGKVFAVYRAAQPRLESAPAEAMAPERLSELLAAPVTPGARAALARSMRLYRPVLHHDEVVGAIMIETDLYQMWRDIVRHLGAISGATMLSFLVALILAGRFKSLIAEPITKLIDTAKKVSSSQTYSHRIAHQRSDELGVLIDSFNDMLAQIDSRDSTLASYRDQLERQVSVRTEQLEKAKDAAEAASQAKSAFLATMSHEIRTPMNGVLGMTELLLASALTPQQRHYTSMVQRSGQNLLVIINDILDFSKIEAGKLSVEYIRFNFRELLDDIEHVFTPQAEAKNIRLEFDIANDIPIAICGDPNRLRQIIVNLLGNAIKFTETGKVTVKVEVCREDNPSVGLRFEVHDTGIGVSSEARSRIFDSFSQADGSTTRKHGGTGLGLTISKQLVELMGGKIGVDNALTQGSIFWFDVNFDKRRVDSDDPSFNLNSTRGIRALIVDHTPASRAVLERQMASWHIASDSASSAGDCLARLRAAVDAGQPYTVALLDMELPRTSGLALAATIKSDPQLAELKLLLLSTERGAADPVQRREAGVAFQLIKPARECDLFDCIVTAPRASESLRIHPPHAARQTSRRQRRRVLLAEDNPVNVEVALAMLDSLGLDVVCAHNGEEALHAARAEEFDLVLMDCQMPVMDGFAATAEIRRHEQHASHARMLPIVAITANALQGDRESCLAAGMDDYLSKPFTQQELANTLARWIALPRAATVHHADEVIDTPPARPQAVNLPAVEPSAELNLQALDNIRALSGTGGEVLLEKVINAFTGDTPRQLASLRVAIAAQDTEAMRRVAHSLKSGSANVGADALALQCKEMEKLGRAGSTDGAARLLHSMDQQFLAVRDALGRLLVKEH encoded by the coding sequence ATGTTCAACTTTCAACGCGCCAGCATCAGCCAGAAACTGACCATGATCTCGGTGTTGTCCTCCGGCAGTGCGCTGCTGCTGGTGTTCGTGGCGTTTGCCGCCACGGCCGTGCTCAGCCACAAGGAAGACGAGAGCCGCCAGTTGCTGTCGCTGGCCGGCGTGATCGGCGCGGCCGGCGCGGCGCCCATGCTCGCGGGCAAGACGGGCCAGGCGCAGCAGTTGCTGGCCGCCCTGCAGGCGCGCGACGAGATCGTGCAGGCGGCCCTGTATGACCGCCGCGGCAAGGTGTTTGCCGTGTATCGCGCCGCGCAGCCACGGCTGGAAAGCGCACCGGCCGAGGCGATGGCGCCGGAGCGTTTGTCCGAACTGCTGGCCGCGCCCGTGACGCCCGGTGCGCGCGCCGCGCTGGCGCGCTCGATGCGGCTGTACCGCCCCGTGCTGCACCACGACGAAGTGGTCGGCGCGATCATGATCGAAACCGATCTGTACCAGATGTGGCGCGATATCGTGCGCCACTTGGGCGCCATCAGCGGCGCCACCATGCTGTCGTTCCTGGTGGCGCTGATACTGGCCGGGCGCTTCAAGAGCCTGATCGCCGAGCCGATTACCAAGCTGATCGATACGGCAAAAAAAGTGTCGAGCAGCCAGACCTACAGCCACCGCATCGCCCACCAGCGCAGCGACGAGCTGGGCGTGCTGATCGACAGCTTCAACGACATGCTGGCGCAGATCGACAGCCGCGACAGCACCCTGGCCAGTTACCGCGACCAGTTGGAGCGCCAGGTGAGCGTGCGCACCGAGCAGCTGGAAAAGGCCAAGGACGCGGCCGAGGCCGCCAGCCAGGCGAAAAGCGCATTTCTCGCCACCATGAGCCATGAAATCCGCACCCCCATGAATGGCGTGCTGGGCATGACGGAACTGCTGCTGGCCAGCGCGCTCACGCCGCAGCAGCGCCACTACACCAGCATGGTCCAGCGGTCCGGGCAGAATTTGCTAGTGATCATCAACGACATCCTCGACTTTTCCAAGATCGAGGCGGGCAAGCTCAGCGTCGAATATATCCGCTTCAATTTCCGCGAGCTGCTCGACGATATAGAACATGTGTTCACGCCCCAGGCGGAAGCGAAAAATATCCGCCTGGAATTCGATATCGCCAATGATATTCCGATCGCCATCTGCGGCGACCCGAACCGGCTGCGCCAGATCATCGTCAACCTGCTGGGCAACGCCATCAAGTTCACCGAAACCGGCAAGGTCACGGTGAAGGTGGAAGTGTGCCGCGAGGACAACCCCAGCGTGGGCCTGCGCTTCGAGGTACACGACACGGGCATCGGCGTATCGAGCGAGGCACGCTCGCGCATCTTCGATTCGTTTTCGCAGGCCGACGGTTCCACCACGCGCAAGCATGGCGGCACCGGCCTGGGCCTGACGATTTCGAAGCAGCTGGTGGAGCTGATGGGCGGGAAAATCGGTGTCGATAATGCTTTAACGCAAGGCTCCATCTTCTGGTTCGACGTAAATTTCGATAAGCGGCGCGTCGACAGTGACGATCCATCTTTCAATCTGAACAGCACGCGGGGGATACGCGCCTTGATCGTCGACCACACACCTGCCAGCCGCGCCGTGCTTGAACGCCAGATGGCCAGCTGGCACATCGCCAGCGACAGCGCCAGCTCGGCCGGCGACTGCCTGGCCAGGCTGCGCGCCGCGGTCGATGCCGGCCAACCCTACACGGTGGCCCTGCTCGACATGGAACTGCCGCGCACCAGCGGCCTGGCGCTGGCCGCCACCATCAAGAGCGACCCGCAGCTGGCCGAACTGAAACTGCTGCTGCTGAGCACCGAACGGGGCGCGGCCGACCCGGTCCAGCGGCGCGAAGCGGGGGTCGCCTTCCAGCTGATCAAGCCGGCGCGCGAATGCGACCTGTTCGACTGCATCGTCACCGCGCCGCGCGCCAGCGAAAGCCTGCGCATCCATCCGCCGCATGCTGCCCGGCAAACTAGCCGCCGGCAACGGCGCCGCGTGCTGCTGGCCGAAGACAATCCCGTCAATGTCGAAGTGGCGCTGGCCATGCTCGACAGCCTGGGGCTGGACGTGGTGTGCGCCCACAACGGCGAGGAAGCGCTGCACGCGGCCCGCGCCGAAGAGTTCGACCTGGTGCTGATGGATTGCCAGATGCCGGTGATGGACGGCTTTGCGGCCACCGCGGAAATCCGCCGCCATGAACAGCACGCCAGCCACGCGCGCATGCTGCCGATCGTGGCGATCACCGCCAACGCGCTGCAGGGCGACCGCGAATCGTGCCTGGCGGCCGGCATGGATGATTACCTGAGCAAACCTTTTACCCAGCAGGAACTGGCCAACACCCTGGCGCGCTGGATCGCCCTGCCGCGCGCGGCCACCGTGCACCATGCGGACGAGGTCATCGATACGCCGCCGGCCAGGCCGCAAGCGGTGAACTTGCCTGCGGTGGAACCGTCGGCCGAACTGAATCTGCAGGCGCTGGACAATATCCGCGCCCTGTCCGGCACGGGAGGTGAGGTTTTGCTGGAAAAAGTCATCAACGCATTTACCGGCGACACGCCGCGCCAGCTGGCCAGCTTGCGGGTGGCGATTGCCGCGCAGGATACCGAGGCCATGCGCAGGGTGGCGCACAGCCTCAAGTCCGGCAGCGCCAACGTCGGCGCCGACGCGCTGGCGCTGCAGTGCAAGGAGATGGAAAAACTGGGTCGCGCCGGCAGCACCGACGGCGCGGCCAGGCTGCTGCACAGCATGGATCAGCAATTCCTGGCGGTGCGCGACGCCTTGGGCAGACTCCTCGTGAAGGAACATTGA
- a CDS encoding YbdD/YjiX family protein: protein MIDEILKAGRYLGQSMRLMCGLPEYDTYVAHREITHPGEPMMTYEEFFRERQEARYGGAGKRGGCC from the coding sequence ATGATCGATGAAATCCTCAAGGCAGGCCGCTATCTCGGGCAAAGCATGCGGCTGATGTGCGGCCTGCCCGAGTACGATACCTATGTGGCGCACCGGGAAATCACCCATCCCGGCGAGCCGATGATGACGTACGAGGAATTCTTCCGCGAACGCCAGGAAGCGCGCTACGGCGGCGCTGGCAAGCGCGGCGGTTGTTGCTGA
- a CDS encoding esterase-like activity of phytase family protein, whose protein sequence is MNFLPLRAISAVASAIVLLSACATVSADSPITSLRLIGEQRIALKQPFNGTLVGGLSGIDYDAASGDWVLESDDRSEFNPARFYRASLNYDSNGFSGVTLNSVHFFKQAAGGNYPNLAHARLDRGDQVPDIETIRVDPVDGSLWYGSEGNRKVGLDPFVAHASRDGRFLATLPTPPMFKVSQQELGSRNNMTFEGLSFSADGNSLWLGMEAPIYQDGPLATPERGSVVRITQLDRAGKVLAQYAYDIEPIASTPAPGRNADNGVSEILAIDDHRLLIVERAGVEDADGLYANHVRLYEMDVAGATDIKDLPALKGARYVPARKRLLLDLEKIGLPRVDNLEGIAWGPRLANGRRSLVMVSDDNFNPQQVTQLLVFEVL, encoded by the coding sequence GTGAATTTTCTCCCCTTGCGCGCCATTTCCGCCGTGGCATCGGCCATCGTATTGCTCTCCGCCTGCGCCACGGTCTCCGCCGACAGTCCTATCACCAGCCTGCGCCTGATCGGCGAACAGCGCATCGCCTTGAAGCAGCCGTTCAATGGCACCCTGGTCGGCGGCCTGTCCGGCATCGACTACGATGCGGCCAGCGGCGACTGGGTGCTGGAAAGCGATGACCGCTCGGAATTCAATCCAGCCCGTTTCTACCGCGCCAGCCTGAACTACGACAGCAACGGTTTTTCCGGCGTGACCCTGAACAGCGTGCATTTCTTCAAGCAGGCCGCTGGCGGCAATTACCCGAACCTGGCGCACGCCAGGCTTGACCGTGGCGACCAGGTACCCGATATCGAAACCATCCGTGTCGATCCGGTCGATGGCAGCCTCTGGTATGGCAGCGAAGGCAACCGCAAGGTGGGCCTCGATCCGTTTGTCGCGCACGCCAGCCGCGACGGCCGGTTTCTGGCGACCTTGCCCACGCCCCCCATGTTCAAGGTCAGCCAGCAGGAACTCGGTTCGCGCAACAACATGACCTTCGAAGGGCTGTCGTTCTCAGCCGATGGCAACAGCCTGTGGCTGGGCATGGAAGCGCCTATCTACCAGGACGGCCCGCTGGCCACGCCCGAGCGCGGCTCCGTGGTGCGCATCACCCAACTGGACCGTGCAGGCAAGGTGCTGGCGCAATACGCGTATGACATCGAGCCGATCGCATCCACGCCGGCGCCGGGGCGCAATGCCGACAATGGCGTGTCGGAAATCCTGGCCATCGATGACCACCGCCTGCTGATCGTGGAACGGGCCGGCGTGGAGGATGCCGACGGCCTGTATGCGAATCATGTGCGTCTCTATGAAATGGATGTGGCCGGCGCCACCGATATCAAGGACCTGCCGGCACTGAAAGGGGCGCGGTACGTGCCGGCGCGCAAGCGCCTGCTGCTGGACCTGGAAAAGATCGGTTTGCCGCGCGTGGACAACCTGGAAGGCATCGCCTGGGGGCCGCGCCTGGCCAATGGCCGGCGCAGCCTGGTGATGGTGTCGGACGATAATTTCAACCCCCAGCAAGTCACGCAACTCCTCGTCTTCGAAGTCTTGTAA
- a CDS encoding EAL domain-containing protein: MTAPISPKRGLVLVADDDPVMRLLMRQMLTQVGLDVIEAEDGVQALASYKLKGPDLVMLDVDMPAMDGFGVCREIRRQEGNVTVPIIMVTGGDEIEAVTHAYEVGATDFISKPINWPILGHRVLYVLRASDAIARLRIADAHNRAVLAAIPDTFFRLNRDGYYLDYEQGHDASAGFSIENCVGSHISDVLPAEIAARLVDQMHKVLATQHIRSVDYTLTHADSTRHFEARLVSTGPDEVLGLVRDISERKRTEEQIRRLAYCDSLTGIPNRQAFLETLERELVRSKEHDKKFAVLFMDLDAFKRVNDTLGHDVGDHLLKIVSERLRETIRPSDLVLRAEHELDGQSGGSNLARLGGDEFTILIPDLERVEDALNVAHRVKEAMRRPFMIATHEIFVTASIGISLYPEDGEDCNSLLKYADTAMYHAKSCGKNNAKLYSSSLTMEIMSHVKMEVGLRKALQNNELYLLYQPQIDVPSTQIVGVEALVRWRHPERGIISPTEFIPLAEETGLIVPIGEWVLRTACSQAKAWQRGGQQAIRMAVNLSAKQFKDENLMQIVLSALADTGLDARLLELELTEGTLMDDALATMVTLEQLRGIGVYLSIDDFGTGYSSMNYLKRFDVRALKIDRSFIAGLPQDAENAAITRAIIAMAHGLKMVVVAEGVETDEQLLMLEEYGCDMAQGYFLGHPSPHDAISAMLARQAHPPASTAGVTRLRRRGVA, encoded by the coding sequence ATGACAGCGCCTATCTCTCCCAAACGCGGCCTGGTGCTGGTGGCCGACGACGACCCCGTGATGCGCCTGCTGATGCGGCAAATGCTGACGCAAGTGGGCCTGGACGTGATCGAAGCCGAAGACGGCGTGCAGGCGCTGGCCAGCTACAAGCTCAAGGGTCCCGACCTGGTCATGCTCGACGTCGACATGCCGGCCATGGACGGCTTTGGCGTGTGCCGCGAAATCCGCCGCCAGGAAGGCAATGTCACCGTGCCCATCATCATGGTCACGGGCGGCGACGAAATCGAGGCCGTCACGCACGCCTATGAAGTGGGCGCCACCGATTTCATTTCCAAGCCGATCAACTGGCCGATCCTGGGCCACCGCGTGCTCTACGTGCTGCGCGCCAGTGACGCCATCGCCCGCCTGCGAATTGCCGACGCACACAACCGCGCCGTGCTGGCGGCGATTCCCGACACCTTCTTTCGCCTGAACCGCGACGGCTATTATCTCGACTACGAACAGGGCCACGACGCCAGCGCAGGCTTTTCCATAGAGAACTGCGTCGGCAGCCATATCAGCGACGTGCTGCCGGCCGAAATCGCCGCGCGCCTGGTCGACCAGATGCACAAGGTGCTGGCGACCCAGCATATCCGCTCGGTCGACTACACACTCACGCATGCCGACAGCACGCGCCACTTCGAGGCGCGGCTGGTGTCGACAGGCCCCGACGAAGTGCTGGGGCTGGTGCGCGATATCAGCGAACGCAAGCGCACGGAAGAACAGATACGGCGCCTGGCGTATTGCGACAGCCTGACCGGCATCCCGAACCGGCAGGCGTTCCTGGAAACCCTGGAACGCGAACTGGTGCGCTCGAAAGAGCACGACAAGAAATTTGCCGTGCTGTTCATGGATCTCGACGCCTTCAAGCGCGTCAATGACACCCTGGGCCATGACGTCGGCGACCATCTGCTGAAAATCGTCTCGGAACGGCTGCGTGAAACCATCCGTCCCAGCGACCTGGTGCTGCGCGCCGAACATGAACTCGACGGCCAGTCGGGCGGCAGCAACCTGGCGCGCCTCGGCGGCGACGAATTCACCATCCTGATCCCCGACCTGGAACGGGTGGAGGACGCGCTGAACGTGGCGCACCGGGTCAAGGAAGCCATGCGCCGGCCCTTCATGATCGCCACGCATGAAATCTTCGTCACCGCCAGCATCGGCATTTCGCTGTACCCGGAAGACGGCGAAGACTGCAATTCCCTGCTGAAATATGCCGACACGGCCATGTACCACGCCAAGAGCTGCGGCAAGAACAACGCCAAGCTCTACAGTTCTTCGCTGACGATGGAAATCATGAGCCACGTCAAGATGGAAGTGGGCCTGAGGAAAGCCCTGCAAAACAACGAGCTGTATTTGCTGTACCAGCCGCAGATCGACGTGCCCAGCACCCAGATCGTCGGCGTGGAAGCGCTGGTGCGCTGGCGCCATCCGGAACGGGGCATCATCTCGCCCACCGAGTTCATTCCGCTGGCCGAGGAAACCGGGCTGATCGTGCCGATCGGCGAATGGGTGCTGCGCACGGCCTGCAGCCAAGCCAAGGCGTGGCAGCGCGGCGGCCAACAGGCGATACGGATGGCGGTCAACCTGTCGGCCAAGCAGTTCAAGGATGAAAACCTGATGCAGATCGTGCTGTCGGCGCTGGCCGATACGGGCCTGGACGCGCGCCTGCTGGAACTGGAATTGACGGAAGGCACGCTGATGGATGACGCGCTCGCCACCATGGTGACCCTGGAGCAACTGCGCGGCATCGGCGTCTACCTGTCGATCGACGACTTCGGCACCGGCTATTCGTCGATGAATTACCTGAAACGCTTCGACGTGCGGGCCTTGAAGATCGACCGCAGCTTTATCGCCGGCCTGCCGCAGGATGCGGAAAACGCGGCCATCACGCGCGCCATCATCGCCATGGCGCATGGCCTGAAAATGGTGGTGGTGGCCGAAGGCGTGGAAACGGACGAGCAGTTGCTGATGCTGGAAGAGTACGGCTGCGACATGGCCCAGGGCTACTTTCTGGGCCACCCGTCGCCGCACGATGCGATCTCGGCCATGCTGGCCCGGCAGGCGCACCCGCCCGCCAGCACGGCTGGCGTTACAAGACTTCGAAGACGAGGAGTTGCGTGA
- a CDS encoding cache domain-containing protein, with the protein MKLRQKVIFLAITPLILAMCAIAFAVRHQALILAEQQRATIEQAYLASKESELRHYVTLASHSIAKLVKSGRKDAATQEEAKRILAALSYGDDGYFFIYDLQGNSLMHPRQPELVGQNLWELRDANGNLTIQRLLQRARSGGGFERYNWVKPSSNKSAPKLGYVILMPEWGWMMGTGIYMDDVDQALAKVGAQQFANIRSTMLWIAAIAILGALVVAGCGLVLNIRELRVADAKLKVLAQRVVESQEEERARLSRDLHDGISQWLVSIKLQIEAGIARLSGNAEQQAKAPATFERAAEQLNKVLGEVRRISHNLRPAILDDLGLGAALDHLVHEYNDSSSAQASFAASPPDAGEGLPDMVNTVLFRIAQEALTNSERHANASEVLVGLREAHGVVELRIEDNGGGFDADGIALHPQRGIGLRNMTERMEAIGGSLHIASAPGGTVVLARLPFNPQR; encoded by the coding sequence ATGAAACTACGACAGAAAGTCATCTTCCTGGCCATCACGCCGCTGATCCTGGCCATGTGCGCGATCGCCTTTGCGGTGCGCCACCAGGCCTTGATCCTGGCCGAGCAGCAGCGCGCCACCATCGAGCAGGCCTACCTGGCCAGCAAGGAGTCGGAACTGCGGCACTATGTGACCCTGGCCAGCCACTCGATTGCCAAGCTGGTCAAGTCGGGCCGCAAGGATGCCGCCACGCAAGAGGAGGCCAAGCGCATCCTGGCCGCGCTCAGCTATGGCGACGACGGCTATTTCTTTATCTACGATTTGCAAGGCAATTCGCTGATGCATCCGCGCCAGCCCGAACTGGTGGGGCAGAATTTGTGGGAGCTGCGCGACGCGAACGGCAATCTGACCATCCAGCGCCTGCTGCAGCGTGCCAGGAGCGGCGGCGGCTTCGAGCGCTACAACTGGGTCAAGCCGTCCAGCAATAAGTCGGCGCCAAAGCTGGGCTATGTGATCCTGATGCCGGAATGGGGCTGGATGATGGGCACCGGCATCTATATGGACGATGTGGACCAGGCGCTGGCCAAGGTCGGCGCCCAGCAGTTCGCCAATATCCGCTCGACCATGCTGTGGATCGCGGCCATCGCCATTCTCGGTGCGCTGGTGGTGGCCGGCTGCGGTCTGGTGCTCAATATCCGCGAACTGCGCGTGGCCGACGCCAAGCTGAAAGTGCTGGCGCAGCGGGTGGTCGAGTCGCAGGAGGAGGAGCGGGCGCGGCTGTCGCGCGATCTGCATGACGGCATCAGCCAGTGGCTGGTGTCGATCAAGCTGCAGATCGAGGCCGGCATCGCGCGCCTGTCCGGCAATGCCGAACAGCAGGCGAAGGCGCCGGCCACGTTCGAACGGGCCGCCGAGCAACTGAACAAGGTGCTCGGCGAAGTGCGCCGCATTTCGCACAATCTGCGCCCGGCCATCCTCGACGACCTGGGCCTGGGCGCCGCGCTCGACCACCTGGTGCACGAATACAATGACAGCAGCAGCGCCCAGGCCAGCTTTGCGGCCAGCCCGCCTGATGCCGGCGAAGGCTTGCCCGACATGGTCAATACGGTGCTGTTCCGTATCGCCCAGGAAGCGCTGACCAACAGCGAGCGTCATGCCAATGCCAGCGAAGTGCTGGTCGGCCTGCGCGAAGCACACGGCGTGGTCGAGCTGCGCATCGAGGACAATGGCGGCGGCTTCGACGCCGACGGCATCGCCCTGCACCCGCAGCGCGGCATCGGCCTGCGCAACATGACGGAACGCATGGAAGCCATCGGCGGCAGCCTGCATATCGCCTCGGCGCCCGGCGGCACGGTGGTGCTGGCGCGCCTGCCCTTCAATCCACAACGATGA
- a CDS encoding carbon starvation CstA family protein encodes MNRIFKQLGWAALALAGAASLGVVALQRGEPISAIWIVIAAVCVYLIAYRFYSLFIADKVLGLDARRMTPAFKHNDGLDHVPTNKYVLFGHHFAAIAGAGPLVGPVLAAQMGYLPGMLWILAGVVFAGAVQDFIVLFISMRRDGRSLGDLIKAELGEIPGMIALLGCFMIMVIILAVLALIVVKALTGSPWGSFTVMATIPIALFMGVYSRFIRVGRIGEVSIIGFILLMLAIIGGQYVQEHAVLGAMFTFTGTELTWMLIGYGFVASVLPVWLLLAPRDYLSTFLKIGTIVGLAVGIIVVAPYLKMPAMTKFIDGSGPVWSGNLFPFLFITIACGAVSGFHALISSGTTPKMIENESHARFIGYGAMLMESFVAIMALVAASTIEPGIYFAMNSPAALIGTTAESAAQAISQWGFYVTPEMLTQTAKDVGEHTIISRAGGAPTLAVGMAQILSGAIGGKAMMAFWYHFAILFEALFILTAVDAGTRAGRFMLQDLLGSFVPALKQTENVIANLLATGLCVAAWGYFLYQGVVDPLGGINTLWPLFGIANQMLAAIALILGTCVLFKMKRGQYAWVTITPTIWLLLCTLTAGWQKIFDANPRVGFLAHADKYSAALDAGQLLAPAKSVAQMQQIIFNDYLDAGLAGFFVIVVISVLFFGIRTILKARADSKPSTRETPYQAMPTVP; translated from the coding sequence ATGAACCGCATTTTCAAACAGCTCGGCTGGGCAGCGCTTGCGCTGGCCGGCGCGGCGTCACTGGGCGTGGTCGCCCTGCAACGCGGCGAACCGATCAGCGCCATCTGGATCGTGATCGCCGCCGTCTGCGTCTATCTGATCGCCTACCGTTTCTACAGCCTGTTTATCGCCGACAAGGTCCTCGGCCTGGACGCGCGCCGCATGACCCCGGCCTTCAAGCACAACGATGGCCTGGACCACGTTCCCACCAATAAATACGTGCTGTTTGGCCACCATTTCGCGGCGATTGCCGGCGCCGGCCCGCTGGTCGGCCCGGTGCTGGCCGCGCAAATGGGCTACCTGCCCGGCATGCTGTGGATTTTGGCCGGCGTGGTGTTTGCCGGCGCGGTGCAGGACTTTATCGTGCTGTTCATTTCCATGCGCCGCGACGGCCGCTCGCTGGGCGACCTGATCAAGGCCGAGCTGGGCGAGATTCCCGGCATGATCGCCCTGCTGGGCTGCTTCATGATCATGGTGATTATTTTGGCCGTGCTGGCCCTGATCGTCGTCAAGGCGCTGACCGGCTCGCCATGGGGCAGCTTTACCGTGATGGCGACGATACCGATCGCCCTGTTCATGGGCGTGTACTCACGCTTTATCCGCGTGGGACGTATCGGCGAAGTGTCGATCATCGGTTTCATCCTGCTGATGCTGGCCATTATCGGCGGCCAGTATGTGCAGGAACACGCCGTGCTGGGCGCGATGTTCACCTTTACCGGCACCGAGCTGACCTGGATGCTGATCGGCTACGGCTTTGTCGCTTCCGTGCTGCCCGTGTGGCTGCTGCTGGCGCCGCGCGATTACCTGTCCACTTTCCTGAAAATCGGCACCATCGTCGGCCTGGCGGTCGGCATCATCGTCGTCGCGCCTTACCTGAAAATGCCGGCCATGACCAAGTTCATCGACGGCTCCGGCCCGGTCTGGTCGGGCAATCTGTTCCCCTTCCTGTTCATCACGATTGCTTGCGGCGCCGTGTCCGGCTTCCATGCCCTGATTTCGTCGGGCACCACGCCGAAGATGATTGAAAACGAAAGCCATGCCCGCTTTATCGGCTATGGCGCCATGCTGATGGAATCGTTTGTCGCCATCATGGCCCTGGTGGCCGCCTCGACCATCGAGCCGGGCATCTATTTCGCCATGAACAGCCCGGCCGCGCTGATCGGCACCACCGCCGAGTCGGCCGCGCAGGCGATCTCGCAATGGGGCTTTTATGTGACGCCTGAAATGCTGACGCAAACGGCCAAGGACGTGGGCGAGCACACCATTATCTCGCGCGCCGGCGGCGCACCGACCCTGGCGGTCGGCATGGCGCAGATTCTGTCCGGCGCCATCGGCGGCAAGGCCATGATGGCGTTCTGGTACCACTTCGCCATCCTGTTCGAAGCGCTGTTCATCCTGACCGCCGTCGACGCGGGCACCCGCGCCGGCCGCTTCATGCTGCAGGACTTGCTGGGCAGTTTCGTGCCAGCGCTGAAACAGACGGAAAACGTGATCGCCAACCTGCTGGCCACGGGCCTGTGCGTGGCGGCCTGGGGCTACTTCCTGTACCAGGGCGTGGTCGATCCGCTGGGCGGCATCAACACCTTGTGGCCGCTGTTCGGCATCGCCAACCAGATGCTGGCGGCGATTGCGCTGATCCTCGGTACCTGCGTGCTGTTCAAGATGAAGCGCGGCCAGTACGCATGGGTAACGATTACGCCCACCATCTGGCTGCTGCTGTGCACCCTGACGGCCGGCTGGCAAAAGATTTTCGACGCCAATCCGCGCGTCGGTTTCCTGGCCCATGCCGACAAGTACTCGGCGGCGCTCGATGCGGGTCAGTTGCTGGCGCCGGCCAAGTCGGTGGCGCAGATGCAGCAGATCATCTTCAACGACTACCTGGACGCGGGCCTGGCCGGCTTCTTCGTGATCGTGGTGATCAGCGTGCTGTTCTTCGGCATCCGCACCATCCTGAAGGCGCGCGCCGACAGCAAGCCCAGCACCAGGGAAACGCCGTACCAGGCCATGCCGACGGTGCCATAA